GCTGACACTCGCTCAATGACCGGAAAGCGCGGGCCCTTCGACCGGCAAGCGGGACCAGGTCGCTCACACCACGAATCTCCACACGTACTCCAGGCCATCCCGCTGTCGGAACCAGGCGATCGTGACCACGACATCATCGAGTTCGGAGCCGCACAGGCACAATTCGATGCTCTCGGCCGGCAGCATCTGACCCCACAGGTCCACGAGATCCGCAGGTGAGGCGTCGCTGCGCATCACTTTCACGAAGTCGACGGGTTCCGCCCCTGCGTTCATGACGACCGGATGACTCCGGTCAGCGCGAGTGACCACCCACGGCACGCAATACGCAGTCGGTGGCGGACCTTGGGCCGGATCGATGGAGTGCAGCATCCCGCAAAGCTAAGGATGGCGACGGACGCCGCATCCCCGCGAACGACAGCCCTTGCAGAACCTGGGGAGAAGTCGTTTCAGTTCTCGGATGTGGAGGAGGAATCGACCTCGCCGACAACATCCGGCTTGCGTCTCCTCAGACGTGACGTGACGTTCGATCCGAGCAGACGGGCTCCGTGCAGCATCCGCCACTCCAGCTTCTCGCTGCCCGGCACCGGCTCCAGTTCCTTCGGCAGCCAGGCGGGCGCCGCACCGAACGCGCGGCGCGAGTTGTTCAGCACACGCCTGCCGAGCAGATGGTTGCCCGCGCCGCCGATCACCGCGCCCACACCGAACGGCATTGCCTTGCCGATGAACGACGCCCCGCCGCGCGACGCGAACTGACGGATGAACTCCGACTTCAACCGGTCCACCAGAGGCCCCATCGCCGCGCGGGGGAGCGACTTGGTCACCAGCTCGCCCCAATAGGAGGAGCGGGTGCCGCCCTTCCCGGTGGCCTGCTTGGTCAGTTGGGAGACGAGGTCGACGCCCTCCTTGCCGAGCATCAGTGCCATCACCAGGGCTCGGGCACGCTCCGGATCCTCGATGGCGATGCCGTGCACCTCGGCGACGGACTGCGCGAACAGTGCGGTCGACTCCATGAAGCCCACCGTCTCCGCGCCCGACAGCGCGAGCGTGATGCCCGTGCCGATCCCGGGGATCACCGCGGTCGCTCCGACCGCGGCTCCGCCGGTGGTCACCGCAGCGAGGTAGCGGGTCTCGAGGATCGCGACGATCTGCTGGGTCGTCGCATGGGGATGCCGCAGACGGATGCTGCGGATGTGCGCCACGACGAGCGGACGCTGCACGGCGAGAACGCGATCCAGACCGCGGGCGGTCCACCGGCGTCTCCCCGCCTCGGAGGGCACGGCAGATCGCGATTCCCCCTCATCGGGGAGGATGTACAGCGGATGAACCTTCTCGGACATGTGGCGATCATAGGCGCGGCATCCGCGAGAAAGCCGAAAGCCGCCTCCCTGCGGGAGACGGCTCTCAGAAGTCCTTCGACAGGCTCAGGAACCCATCTGGATCACACGTAGAGGTTCGCGCGCTCCAGGTCCTCGGCGAAGTCGACCTCGACCGCGTACAGGTCGGAGACGTCCATCGGCTCGAGCAGCAGGCCGTCCTCGGCGATCGCCAGCTCGAGGCCGCGCTCGAAGTAGTCCTGATCCTCGACGCGCTGCAGCTGGCGGATGAACGCCTTCTTGTCAGCGGAGGAGATGTAGTTGATGCCGACCGCCTCGCCGAGACCGCCCTTGACGGTCTTCGACAGCTCCTTGATGAAGCCCTCGGCGGTGACGGTGTACTTGACCTCTTCGTCGCTCACCTTGGAGGTGTTGACGGTCACGAAGGACTGGTCGCGCTCGATGTACTCGATGGCCCGGCCCAGGATGCGCGGGTCGAAGACGACGTCGCCGTTCATCCACAGCACCCCGCCCTTGCCGGTGGCGTTCAGCGCACGCAGCAGGCTCTTCGAGGTGTTGGTCACGTCGTAGCGCTCGTTGTGAACGTACTTCGCGGTGGGGAACGCCTCGATGATCGTCTCGGCGCGGTAGCCGACGACTGCGTTGATGCGGGCGTCGTTGCCGAATGCCGCGCGGATGTTGTCGTGCTGCTGCTGCATGATGGTGCGTCCATCGCTCAGCTCGGTGAGCGGCTTCGGCAGTGCGCGGCCGAGGCGCGAGCCCATGCCTGCGGCCAGGATGACGGTCTGAAGAGTCACGGTTTCTCCTAAAAAGAACTGGTGTTCACCGCCGATTCATCGACGGGACACCTCTTCGTGCCAGCAACATGCTACTGATTCCACCTGGGAGACCCCGGAAGGAGGCCGTCGCCGTTGCCGTTTCGTGATCGTTTGCACACCTCTCACTCAGGCTCGGAAGCGCGTGCCGGCGGCGTTCCGGAGTACCGAGATTTCAGCGGGAACGCGCGCCTCGGGTTGATAGCGTAGTACCCGTGACTGCTTCTCGGGACTCCGGAGACGACCGCATCGACATCTCTCAGAACGAGAACGCGGATGCCGCTGATGCGCCCGCGGCCCAGAAGAAGTCTCCGCGTGCGACCGCGGCATCGACCGCCCGCAAGACTCCCGCGCGCAAGACGGGCACCTCCGCGGCCAAGTCAGGCGCAACCAAGTCGGGCGCCGCGAAGACGGATGCGGCCAAGACGGATGCTGTGAAGAAGGCCGCTTCCACGACCGCCGCAGCGAAGACAGCGGCAGCTCGACGCACTGCTGCGGCCACGGCCGCGAAGACCGCCGCGGTCAAGAAGGCGACGGCGACATCTGCCGCGACCAAAGCCGCCGCGAAGTCGAACGCAGCCAAGACCGCGTCCGAGAAGGCCGTCGCCGCTGCCAAGCAGGACGCGGCTTCGCTGAAGCCCAAGTCGACGACGGCCAAGAACACCAAGCCCGCCACGGCGAAGGCTCCTGCGGCCAAGAGCACCGCCACGAAGAGTGCAGCGGCGAAGAGCACCGCAGCGAAGTCGACCGCGGCGAAGTCGACCGCGGCGAAGTCGACGTCCTCCCCGGCGAAGATTCCCGCGACCAAGTCGGCGACGACCAAGGCCACCGGCGCCAAGGCTCCCGCGACGAGGGCCGCCTCGGCCAAGACTTCCACGGCGAAGTCGACCACCGCGAAGTCGACTGCTGCGAAGCCCACGACGACCACGCGCACCTCAGCCAAGGCCGCGCCGGCAAAGCCGGCCGCCACCAAGACCGCCGCCGAGCCGGCAGCCACCAAGACCGCCGCCACCAAGACCACGGCTTCCAGGACCGCCGCCGCTCAGCCGGTCGCGGACGCACCTGTCGAGCTGACGGTGGGCCGCGAAGGGGCCTCGTCCCCGCGGCTGGTCGCCGCGTCGAACAGCGCCGAGGCCCCGACCGAGGCGAGGCCGCCCCGGGGAACGCCCACGGCCGCAGGCCCGACGTTCGATGCGCCCGCGGTCGCCGCGATCGCCGACACGACCCCAGACGCCGTTCTCCCCGTCGACACGGCTCCCGACGATTCCATCGCGCCGAGTTCGACCGAGGACCGCGGCGACGCGATCCGCATCCGTGGTCTGGTCAAGCGCTTCGGCGACACGCATGCCGTCGACGGCATCGACCTGACCGTGCCCGCCGGCTCGTTCTACGGCCTGGTCGGCCCCAACGGCGCGGGCAAGACGACGACACTCTCCATCATCGCCGGATTGCTGCGCCCGGACGCCGGCACGGTGCACATCAGCGGCATCGATCAGAAGGCGAACCCGCTCGGAGCCAAGCGTGCGATGGGCGTGCTGCCCGACCGCCTCCGCACGTTCGACCGCCTCACCGGGCGTCAGCTGCTGCACTACTACGGTCAGCTGCGTCGCCTGAATCGTGCGGTCATCGACAAGCGCGTCGGCGACCTGGCGCGCGCCTTCGACCTCACCGAGGCGCTGGGCCGCGTGGTCTCGGACTACTCGGCGGGTATGACCAAGAAGCTCATGATCGCGGGGGCGCTGATCCACTCGCCGCGCGTGCTCGTTCTCGACGAGCCGTTCGAGGCCGTCGACCCGGTCTCCTCCGGAGTGATCCTCGACATCCTGCGCTCCTATGTCTCCCACGGCGGCACGGTCATCCTCTCCAGCCACGGCATGGATCTGGTGGAGCGGGTCTGCTCACGCGTCGCGGTGATCGTCGACGGCGAGGTCCTCGCGGAGGGGACCATCGACGAGGTGCGTGCAGGCCAGTCGCTCTCGGCACGGTTCGTCGAGCTGTCCGGCGCGGGTTCCGAAGTGGAGGGGCTCGAGTGGTTGCACACGTTCTCCGCCTGAGGCTGGCCCTGCTCGCAGGTGCCCTGCGCGGTGAACGTCCGGGGCGCAAGCTGTTCGCGCTTCTCGCGACCGTCGTCGTCACCATCGCCGTCTGCATCGCGGTGATCGGGCTCAGCAGCGCCACGGTGGCTCCCGCGGGCACGCTGACGGTGCTCGCGGCCGCGGCGACCTTCCTCGCCTTCTTCCTCGCCCCCATGCTGACCGGTACGCCCGATCAGCTCGATCCGCGCAGGTTCGGCCCATTCGGGGTCGACGAGAAGCGGATGCCGTGGATCCTCGCGCTCGCCTCGCTGGTCAGCATCCCGAGCCTCGCCCTCATCGCCGTCAACATCTGCTTCGTCATCATGGCGGTCGCCGTCGGCGGGGTCGCGTGGCCCGTCGCCGTGGCTGCGGCGATCGTCGCGGTCGTCTCCACCGCGGTGGTCGCCCGCATCGGCATGGCGATCAGCGCGATCACGTTGCCCGAGCGCCGGTCGCGCGAGCTGACCGTGCTCTTCACGATCCCCGTGATCGTGGTCGCGTTCCCGGTCGCCGCGTACTTCGCCTCTCTGAAGTGGGACGGCCGGGTGCCGGAGTCGGTGGCGGCCGCGGCCACCGTCGTCGGATTCTCCCCGATCGCGGCTCCGCAGGCGTTCCTCTTCCATCTCGCCGAGGGCGACACGGGAGCCGCGTGGGCGAGCGGGCTCATCGCCCTGGCATCCCTGGCGCTGCTCCTGGCCCTGTGGGTGCACCTGGTGCGGCGCCTGCTGACGACCACCGAGCGTCCGTACGCCACCCGCGAGCGCTCGGGGCTCGGCTGGTTCGGCTCGCTGCCCGCCAATGCCTTCGGTGCGGTCGCCGCGCGCAGCCTGGTCTACTGGCTGCGAGATCGCCGCTACATCGTCAACATCCTGGTCGTGCCCATCGCCGGCGTTCTGACCGTGTTCCCCCTGATGGTCGCGGGTGTGCCGCTGTGGGCGGCCGCGCTGGTGCCGGTGCCGCTGATGGCGCTGTTCTTCGGCTGGCTGCCGCACAACGACGTCGCCTACGACTCCACGGCGCTGTGGATCCACATCGCCAGCGGTGTTCGGGGGCTGCCCGAC
Above is a genomic segment from Microbacterium sp. W4I4 containing:
- a CDS encoding NTP transferase domain-containing protein; this encodes MTLQTVILAAGMGSRLGRALPKPLTELSDGRTIMQQQHDNIRAAFGNDARINAVVGYRAETIIEAFPTAKYVHNERYDVTNTSKSLLRALNATGKGGVLWMNGDVVFDPRILGRAIEYIERDQSFVTVNTSKVSDEEVKYTVTAEGFIKELSKTVKGGLGEAVGINYISSADKKAFIRQLQRVEDQDYFERGLELAIAEDGLLLEPMDVSDLYAVEVDFAEDLERANLYV
- a CDS encoding ABC transporter ATP-binding protein is translated as MTASRDSGDDRIDISQNENADAADAPAAQKKSPRATAASTARKTPARKTGTSAAKSGATKSGAAKTDAAKTDAVKKAASTTAAAKTAAARRTAAATAAKTAAVKKATATSAATKAAAKSNAAKTASEKAVAAAKQDAASLKPKSTTAKNTKPATAKAPAAKSTATKSAAAKSTAAKSTAAKSTAAKSTSSPAKIPATKSATTKATGAKAPATRAASAKTSTAKSTTAKSTAAKPTTTTRTSAKAAPAKPAATKTAAEPAATKTAATKTTASRTAAAQPVADAPVELTVGREGASSPRLVAASNSAEAPTEARPPRGTPTAAGPTFDAPAVAAIADTTPDAVLPVDTAPDDSIAPSSTEDRGDAIRIRGLVKRFGDTHAVDGIDLTVPAGSFYGLVGPNGAGKTTTLSIIAGLLRPDAGTVHISGIDQKANPLGAKRAMGVLPDRLRTFDRLTGRQLLHYYGQLRRLNRAVIDKRVGDLARAFDLTEALGRVVSDYSAGMTKKLMIAGALIHSPRVLVLDEPFEAVDPVSSGVILDILRSYVSHGGTVILSSHGMDLVERVCSRVAVIVDGEVLAEGTIDEVRAGQSLSARFVELSGAGSEVEGLEWLHTFSA